The Naumovozyma dairenensis CBS 421 chromosome 1, complete genome genome includes a region encoding these proteins:
- the GID7 gene encoding glucose-induced degradation complex subunit GID7 (similar to Saccharomyces cerevisiae GID7 (YCL039W); ancestral locus Anc_1.34), translating to MPSHQELQDEYNATQTTAVATFIPSYTSPTKKPKLTNGKSLNSKSGDSNTKSVCKDDIVGGSFDKTQLTKLLIHSLKELGYDNSALTLQEESGAIQVESSVVQKLFNFIRNGDFINISLDLLTKLPLRTGHLDLSRIHYTFPLSSNSLSNRNDSTASSSNGRDSMRIETMISSDGDDFRRLSSHMASQVSILEDILEVVAKKLHSNSVLLFLEQFKEIIEIFVLINMEIFLELVFTNGNAIDSVTYLRNIFRKFIQIWDSVLLLQNEFAEPDPKFNPDSLLREMSSLLTNPYSNNSNNHYNGNNITNGNENNSSNNNGNVNMGYSIWKGSSISTREYIMELISNYINPNDLVPKGRLITLLKQAIEYQKSQDMFNVIDMDMDPTNRGENDTRPHVFNLLQDNSTNLGNIKFSEEYILTQNTEEIWYLQFSPDGKYLASAAADSGTDRKIFIYDVENDFQVYKELGGNKQCILYLSFSPDSKYLVSCPFNEAANIYDIHSKGTPTNINEKIPPTTHNGKPIIAEIISPIDSFHIPNSLASNVHTSAVSPPTSDGEGSSSPSSSGNIATSTLSRITRRDRTHSSSYASTTYGRNGINITGLTSSPRIWCCDWFHTKEHYGKFAVGSPDRDVVIYDIFSKKIIYKMASSISFANNDVLENMIGNDADQSRMASRSNDSGRGGSNSSNNNNNNNANINTHSNMESSTFTFMDQFPRIHDLKISRDDKCLILMTHQGIIEVYDISKFPNNDIINQLLEERSNSFNVNDNESKSNAIEGVDMDPILHDLIFTKISQLNINKNMTCISLPDIECFPTGDEDYDMDSKDEEENAYSLNSLLLVSLQYNEMQLWDYKENLLIQKFIGQKQEQFIIRSCFGYNNKLVASGSEDGKVYIWDRIKGNIISVLNAHNAQTIRDSKRLGMNCNVVVWNPKCKSMFASGGDDGLIVIWNVNRE from the coding sequence ATGCCTTCTCATCAAGAATTGCAAGATGAATATAATGCTACGCAAACCACTGCCGTTGCTACTTTTATTCCTTCTTATACTTCTCCAACAAAAAAACCTAAATTGACTAACGGGAAGTCGTTAAATTCTAAATCAGGCGATTCAAATACTAAATCTGTCTGTAAAGACGATATTGTGGGGGGTTCATTCGATAAGACCCAACTGACGAAGTTACTAATTCActctttgaaagaattaggGTATGATAATTCTGCTTTGACTTTACAAGAGGAGAGCGGCGCCATTCAAGTAGAGTCGTCGGTTGTTCAAAAACtgttcaatttcattagaAATGGTGACTTCATTAACATAAGTTTAGATTTGTTAACAAAATTACCCTTAAGAACAGGCCATCTTGACTTATCTCGAATCCATTATACCTTTCCACTATCATCTAATAGTCTTTCCAATAGGAATGATTCTACTGCCAGTTCTAGTAATGGAAGAGATTCGATGAGAATAGAAACAATGATTTCAAGTGATGGAGATGATTTCAGAAGACTATCTTCACATATGGCTTCTCAAGTATCCATTTTGGAAGATATTTTAGAAGTAGTGGCTAAGAAATTACATTCAAATTCTGTCCTACTATTCTTAGAACAgtttaaagaaatcattgaaatattcGTATTAATCAACATGGAAATATTCTTAGAGCTAGTATTCACAAATGGTAATGCAATCGATTCAGTTACTTATTTAAGGAACATTTTCCGTAAATTCATACAAATATGGGATTCGGTTTTGcttttacaaaatgaatTCGCTGAACCTGATCCAAAATTTAATCCGGATAGTTTACTGAGAGAAATGTCAAGCCTTTTAACCAATCCTTATTCTAATAACAGTAATAACCACTACAACGGAAACAATATTACTAATGGGAACGAAAACAATAGcagcaataataatggaaatGTCAATATGGGTTACTCAATATGGAAAGGCTCAAGCATATCAACAAGAGAATATATCATGGAATTAATCTCCAACTATATAAATCCAAACGACTTAGTGCCCAAAGGTCGTTTAATTACACTATTAAAACAAGCTATTGAATACCAGAAATCACAAGACATGTTTAATGTGATTGACATGGATATGGATCCGACAAATAGAGGGGAAAATGATACACGTCCTCATgtattcaatttattgCAAGACAATAGCACTAATTTGggaaatattaaattttcagAAGAATACATTTTAACACAAAATACAGAGGAAATATGGTATTTACAATTCTCACCTGACGGTAAATATCTAGCCAGTGCTGCTGCTGACTCAGGAACTGATCgtaaaattttcatttatgATGTGGAGAATGATTTCCAAgtatataaagaattagGTGGTAACAAACAATGTATACTTTACCTTTCATTCTCACCCGATAGCAAATATCTTGTTTCCTGTCCATTTAATGAAGCAGCCAATATTTATGATATTCATTCCAAGGGAACACCTACAAATATCAATGAAAAGATTCCTCCAACGACTCACAATGGGAAACCAATAATCGCAGAAATCATTAGCCCTATTGATTCATTCCATATACCGAATAGTCTAGCCTCTAATGTTCATACATCAGCGGTATCTCCCCCAACATCAGATGGTGAAGGTTCATCATCTCCATCATCCTCGGGCAATATCGCTACCAGCACACTTTCCAGAATCACCCGCCGTGATAGAACTCATTCATCGTCATATGCTAGCACTACATATGGTCGTAATGGTATCAATATAACAGGGTTAACTAGTTCTCCAAGAATTTGGTGTTGTGACTGGTTCCATACTAAAGAACATTACGGAAAATTCGCAGTTGGATCTCCAGATAGGGATGTAGTAATTTATGACATTTTCTCCAAGAAAATAATCTATAAAATGGCAAGTTCCATATCATTTGCGAATAACGACGTTTTAGAAAACATGATAGGGAATGATGCAGATCAGTCGAGGATGGCATCACGCTCTAATGATAGTGGCAGAGGTGGCAGTAACAGtagcaataataataacaataataatgctaaCATCAATACTCATTCAAATATGGAATCCAGTACTTTTACGTTTATGGACCAATTCCCTAGGATTCATGATCTGAAAATTTCCAGAGATGATAAATGTCTAATCTTAATGACTCATCAGGGCATTATTGAAGTCTACGATATTTCCAAATTCCCAAATAATGACattatcaatcaattattagaagagcgttctaattcttttaatgtcaatgataatgaaagcAAAAGTAATGCAATTGAGGGTGTTGATATGGATCCAATTTTACATGATTTGATATTTACCAAGATTTctcaattaaatattaataaaaacatGACGTGTATATCTTTGCCTGATATTGAATGTTTCCCTACGGGTGATGAAGATTACGATATGGACAGCaaagatgaagaggaaaatgcgtattctttgaattcaCTATTATTAGTTAGTTTACAATACAATGAAATGCAATTATGGgattacaaagaaaatcttttaattcaaaaattcataGGGcaaaaacaagaacaatttATAATAAGATCATGTTTTggttataataataaattagtTGCCAGTGGTTCAGAAGATGGTAAAGTTTATATATGGGATAGAATCAAAGGAAATATCATTAGCGTATTGAATGCTCATAATGCTCAAACAATTCGTGACAGTAAAAGATTAGGGATGAATTGTAACGTTGTTGTTTGGAATCCGAAATGTAAATCAATGTTTGCATCTGGTGGGGATGATGGATTGATTGTTATATGGAACGTCAATAGAGAATAA
- the ATG22 gene encoding Atg22p (similar to Saccharomyces cerevisiae ATG22 (YCL038C); ancestral locus Anc_1.35), producing the protein MDYNTVDTHSQLTQHVIRTKRNIKGWYFYCFSSEPFVVSAVATYIPLLLEKFARLNGVKINNHSIPCIDPHTLYNLSSNDTSKCVVPIFNDRMFIDTSSFPLYVFSISVLFQTVLVITVSGLVDLRDSLKFKKWTLITFGVIGSISTIFISRLNSSQLYTLPTLYILANSCFGVINVVGNSLLPRLIHDSIKFLPHLKKEDTDNQTTMISGRGASLGYSSALVVQIISIFLVKNIRDNNAKLIASANATSTSLSQPIINVDPLKDIQIPVLFVGIWWFFWQLPMIWLLSDLTFLSTSTSSHVNRESSASNLIQSQSQSQSQSPSPSPSRPSPYSTKEEEFSLSYGWLSLWESFKHARLLKDVMIFLLGWFIISDSITTINSTAILFSRTQLDMSTLQLIIVSILTMISAMIGAFMVPQFLSKRFHWSPKKILLFLILWATFIPFYGILGFFFNSIGLKEKFEMFLLAIWYGLSLGGLSAVSRSLFTLIIPKGKESTFFSMFSITDKGSSIVGPFLIGLVTDKTHNIRYSFYLLFTLLILSLPIIKSLNLERGKREAQQLSKFTPHHEHNERVD; encoded by the coding sequence ATGGATTATAATACTGTAGACACCCATTCTCAACTAACTCAACATGTAATTCgaacaaaaagaaacattaaAGGCTGGTATTTCTATTGCTTTTCAAGCGAACCATTCGTAGTGTCTGCTGTGGCAACTTATATCCCATTATTACTAGAGAAATTTGCAAGATTAAATGGAgttaaaattaataatcaTTCTATCCCATGTATTGATCCACATACTCTTTATAActtatcttcaaatgataCAAGTAAATGTGTAGTACCGATTTTCAATGATCGGATGTTCATTGACACTTCAAGTTTCCCATTATATGTCTTTTCAATAAGTGTTTTATTCCAGACTGTCCTTGTCATTACCGTGTCAGGTTTAGTCGATTTACGTGATTCActcaaatttaaaaaatggaCTCTAATAACATTCGGAGTCATTGGATCAATATCAACGATTTTCATTTCAAGACTAAATTCATCACAATTATATACATTACCCACCCTATATATATTGGCAAATTCATGTTTCGGTGTCATTAATGTCGTGGGTAACTCTTTATTACCAAGACTCATTCATGATTCCATTAAATTCTTACCtcatttgaaaaaggaAGATACAGATAATCAAACTACTATGATAAGTGGTCGTGGTGCTAGTCTCGGTTATTCAAGTGCCTTAGTTGTACAGATAATCTCCATTTTCCtagtgaaaaatattagagACAACAACGCAAAATTGATCGCAAGTGCAAACGCAACCTCTACATCATTATCTCAACCGATTATAAATGTTGATcctttgaaagatattcaaatacCTGTCTTATTCGTCGGTATTTGGTGGTTCTTTTGGCAATTGCCAATGATATGGTTATTATCAGATTTAACTTTCCTATCTACATCTACATCATCACATGTCAATAGGGAATCATCAGCTTCAAACTTAATTCAATCACAATCACAATCACAATCACAATCACCATCACCATCGCCATCACGTCCATCTCCTTATTCTACGAAAGAGGAAGAGTTCTCGTTGTCCTACGGTTGGTTGTCCCTTTGGGAATCTTTTAAACACGCTAGATTACTTAAAGACGTCATGATCTTTCTTTTAGGTTGGTTTATAATTAGTGATTCAATAACGACAATCAATTCTACAGCAATCCTATTTTCAAGAACACAGTTAGATATGTCCACTTtacaattaataatagtgAGTATCTTAACTATGATAAGCGCAATGATAGGCGCATTTATGGTCCCACAATTCTTATCCAAAAGATTCCATTGGTCAcctaaaaaaatattgttatttttgattttatgGGCAACTTTCATCCCGTTCTATGGTATCCTTggattcttctttaattccATTGgtttaaaggaaaaattcGAAATGTTTTTATTAGCCATTTGGTATGGTCTTTCATTAGGTGGATTATCTGCCGTGTCAAGATCGTTATTCACTTTAATCATTCCAAAGGGGAAAGAATCAACCTTCTTCAGTATGTTTAGTATAACTGATAAGGGTTCCTCCATTGTGGGACCTTTCTTAATTGGCTTAGTTACAGACAAGACTCACAATATTAGatattcattttatttgCTATTTAcattattgattttatctttacctattattaaatctttaaatttagaGAGAGGGAAAAGAGAGGCTCAACAATTGAGTAAATTTACTCCTCATCATGAACATAATGAACGAGTAGATTAA
- the SRO9 gene encoding Sro9p (similar to Saccharomyces cerevisiae SRO9 (YCL037C) and SLF1 (YDR515W); ancestral locus Anc_1.36) — MSVEVSTAPITTDSQIPVPQEAPSPIASTATAATTTSSAENKTEQKEQEQPKRVLTPAPVPTSSPWKVNSSTDDQITTIPIEQLDELRRSKNKSPNPIIKPTTSTKWVPIKASITVSNKSSNNRNKKPNNSNGGRGKNGPRNNNNNNNTQRRTRNDLQQKRNAQSGSESSPAAGPVEGSNVEEKSENSSSTSTSSDLENGKKLQRTDNETSLPQEQQDSTDKSGHSAGFQRRRYHNNTHNNHNSKFNGPRHNGNRQFNNRSRPHHGNRSHFNQQLVEIQNRTYPIQPVMMAMNNIARQIEYYFSDENLSKDTYLVSKLSKEGYVPLSLIAQFYRIVNMSKYHGNAYLIMAALREIVMNFENSIVEVAYGTQQQQAPVAETTVEEKEEENPEATKSSNNNEILSNYFIRAKNFEKSIPADKTEFETIVNIEKTLVGDVLDEFMVKILPPPQHHHHQQQQQEPVAAAEVNADTEIEAAVDAPVEQPTEQESTKEKAAEPETSS, encoded by the coding sequence ATGTCCGTCGAAGTTTCAACTGCTCCTATCACCACTGATTCACAAATACCTGTTCCACAAGAAGCACCAAGTCCGATAGCTTCTACCGCGACTGCTGCTACTACCACCTCCTCTGCTGAGAATAAAACTGAACAAAAGGAACAAGAACAGCCAAAACGTGTCTTGACACCTGCTCCAGTACCAACTTCATCTCCATGGAAAGTTAACTCTTCTACTGATGATCAAATTACAACAATCCCAATTGAACAATTAGATGAATTGAGAAGatctaaaaataaatcCCCAAATCCTATTATAAAACCAACCACCTCTACTAAATGGGTTCCAATTAAGGCTTCCATCACCGtatcaaataaaagtaGCAATAACAGGAATAAGAAACCAAATAATAGCAACGGTGGCAGAGGGAAGAATGGACCAagaaataacaataataataataacactcaaagaagaacaagaaatgaTTTACAACAGAAAAGGAATGCTCAATCTGGGTCTGAATCATCTCCAGCCGCAGGTCCAGTGGAAGGCTCAaatgttgaagaaaaatcaGAAAACTCTTCATCAACCTCTACCAGTTCTGATCTAGAAAATGgtaaaaaattacaaaggACTGATAACGAAACATCATTGCCACAAGAGCAACAAGACTCTACTGATAAATCAGGTCATTCCGCTGGtttccaaagaagaagatacCACAATAATACCCATAACAACCATAACTCTAAATTCAACGGCCCACGTCATAATGGTAATCGTCAGTTTAACAATCGTTCAAGACCTCATCATGGCAACCGTTCTCATTTCAACCAACAACTAGTCGAAATCCAAAATAGAACTTATCCAATTCAACCAGTAATGATGGCCATGAACAACATCGCAAGacaaattgaatattatttcagtgatgaaaatttatcTAAGGATACTTATTTAGTTTCCAAATTATCCAAAGAAGGTTACGTCCCATTATCTTTGATCGCCCAATTTTACAGAATCGTTAATATGTCCAAATATCATGGTAATGCTTATTTAATTATGGCCGCTTTAAGAGAAATCGTCATGAATTTCGAAAACTCTATCGTCGAAGTTGCTTACGGTactcaacaacaacaagcaCCAGTAGCAGAAACTAcagttgaagaaaaagaagaagaaaaccCTGAAGCCACGAAGAGTAGTAACAACAATGAAATCTTATCTAATTATTTCATCCGTGCAAAGAATTTCGAAAAATCGATACCTGCTGATAAGACCGAATTCGAAACAATTGTCAATATCGAAAAGACTTTGGTTGGTGATGTCTTAGATGAATTCATGGTAAAGATATTACCACCTCcacaacatcatcatcaccaacaacaacaacaagaaccAGTCGCCGCAGCAGAAGTTAACGCTGACACTGAGATTGAGGCTGCTGTCGATGCTCCAGTTGAACAACCCACTGAACAAGAATCAACGAAAGAAAAAGCCGCCGAACCTGAAACTTCTTCATGA
- the GFD2 gene encoding Gfd2p (similar to Saccharomyces cerevisiae GFD2 (YCL036W) and YDR514C; ancestral locus Anc_1.37), protein MTELVIGTAAAATTTATASMASVDIQHEPGKSIYSGRDSDDPVSQINTDAFSMGKKEKRNKKVKSLSSEDNDNDNEKEKEKKKKKKKKKKKGKETRQKHKDTKTIDVSIKDFSKRLNVRGLSRKDIKLNLKEMSNYYENSEMQIDNKLLNSELTWLDDIPYFKQLRTIRYDDENENGHRNQYNKLLHDTIEIYLKRIGRNFENIAKESNEILHIKIEKYEKEWELKNGGPLSDIPKQIEIEVIKALKQKKTLEEYDEELLKKITAYQRFKELQADLNTGKKKLEMDHFPVVYTLPGTPEFEYLSNSIRLISQRRTICFTIDVEAFELNNDIITEFGISIYDPRENFFSMTPIIKTYHLIVKEVLALRNCKWICDYKDCYLNGESLVLTLNQCVEFIQSLINYYMIPKTEEDRTWSRAFIGHHVQGDLEWLNKIGIIIPEEDINYDLLNCSIKRNSFKYFALDTELLYKRTYGEISCNLGKILRLLEIPHAFLHNAGNDSYYTLQLLLKLCDFNFRNEKNLDDLKLIGIKIRNWIKREKDEPKVVPLSYAISVIEASTIPTRSNKDKTGEEEEEEEEEEEAVMIIQPKEGATESRGKGKGRRPKRVRIRKQKDLVAQTEFGGSKWFSRAKDAFMSTL, encoded by the coding sequence ATGACTGAATTGGTAATTGGCACCGCCGCCGCTGCCACCACTACTGCCACTGCCTCAATGGCTAGTGTTGATATACAGCATGAACCAGGGAAGAGTATTTATTCAGGACGGGATTCTGACGATCCTGTCTCTCAAATCAATACTGATGCCTTTAGTATGggtaaaaaagaaaagaggAACAAGAAGGTAAAGTCTCTATCATCAGAAGACAATGACAATGACAATGAAAAGgagaaggaaaagaagaagaagaagaagaagaagaagaagaaggggAAAGAAACTAGGCAAAAACATAAAGATACTAAGACCATTGATGTATCAATTAAAGATTTCTCCAAACGATTAAATGTTCGAGGATTAAGTAGAAAGGAtattaaattgaatttgaaagaaatgtctaattattatgaaaacAGTGAGATGCAAATTGATAACAAGTTACTGAATAGTGAATTAACATGGTTAGATGATATTCCATATTTTAAACAATTAAGGACGATTCGATATGACGATGAGAATGAAAATGGGCATAGAaatcaatataataaattattgcATGatacaattgaaatttatcTGAAGAGAATTGGtagaaattttgaaaatattgcaAAAGAaagtaatgaaattttacatattaaaatagaaaaatatgAGAAAGAATgggaattgaaaaatggtgGTCCATTATCTGATATTCCTAAACAAATAGAAATTGAAGTTATTAAAGcattgaaacaaaagaaaacattggaagaatatgatgaagagttattgaagaaaataaccGCTTATCAGAGATTCAAAGAATTGCAAGCTGATCTTAATACagggaagaaaaaattagagATGGACCATTTTCCGGTAGTTTATACGTTACCTGGTACACctgaatttgaatatttatcaaatagTATACGACTAATATCACAAAGAAGAACTATATGTTTTACTATTGATGTGGAAGCctttgaattaaataatgatattattacaGAATTCGGTATATCAATTTATGATCCTCGTGAGAATTTTTTCTCAATGAcaccaataataaaaacgTACCATTTAATTGTTAAAGAAGTGTTAGCATTAAGGAATTGTAAATGGATATGTGATTATAAAGATTGTTATTTAAATGGAGAAAGTTTAGTGCTGACATTAAATCAATGTGttgaatttattcaaagtttgatcaattattatatgattcCAAAGACTGAAGAAGATAGGACGTGGTCTAGAGCTTTTATTGGACATCATGTTCAAGGAGATCTTGAATGGTTGAATAAAATTGGTATAATAATCCCCGAGGAAGATATTAATTATGATCTCTTAAATTGCTCTATTAAACGTAATagtttcaaatattttgcATTGGATACAGAATTACTTTACAAAAGAACGTATGGTGAAATTAGTTGTAATTTAGGGAAAATATTAAGATTACTGGAAATTCCTCATGCTTTCTTACACAATGCTGGGAATGATTCGTATTATACTTTACAactattattgaaattgtgtgattttaattttagaaACGAGAAAAACTTGGATgatttaaaattaattgGTATTAAAATTAGGAATTGGATTAAACGTGAAAAAGATGAACCTAAAGTGGTGCCCTTGTCGTATGCCATATCTGTCATTGAAGCAAGTACTATACCTACAAGAtctaataaagataaaacaggagaggaggaggaggaggaagaagaagaagaagaagctgtAATGATAATTCAACCTAAGGAAGGTGCCACTGAAAGTAGAGGTAAAGGCAAAGGTAGGCGACCAAAAAGAGTTAGAATAAGGAAGCAAAAGGATTTAGTTGCACAAACAGAATTTGGTGGCTCGAAATGGTTTTCAAGGGCTAAAGATGCATTTATGAGTACATTATAG
- the GRX1 gene encoding dithiol glutaredoxin GRX1 (similar to Saccharomyces cerevisiae GRX1 (YCL035C) and GRX2 (YDR513W); ancestral locus Anc_1.38) — MVSQETINRVKEMINEKEIFIASKTYCPYCFSTIKTLFEELKVPKSKALVLQLNEMDDGADIQEALFEINGQKTVPNIYINGKHIGGNSQLQDLKESGELDDLLEPIME, encoded by the coding sequence atgGTGTCTCAAGAAACTATCAACCGCGTCAAAGAAATGATcaatgaaaaggaaatctTCATTGCTTCAAAGACATACTGTCCATACTGTTTCTCGACAATAAAAACACTTTTCGAAGAATTGAAAGTCCCAAAATCTAAAGCTTTGGTATTgcaattaaatgaaatggATGACGGTGCTGATATTCAAGAGGCCCTTTTCGAAATTAATGGCCAAAAGACTGTACCAAATATTTACATCAACGGGAAACATATTGGGGGTAACTCtcaattacaagatttaAAGGAATCTGGtgaattagatgatttattagaaCCAATCATGGAATAA